One part of the Cinclus cinclus chromosome 20, bCinCin1.1, whole genome shotgun sequence genome encodes these proteins:
- the LOC134052019 gene encoding collagen alpha-1(I) chain-like, with product MPHEPAVPVAAEPAVPSTDGGGRAFRSAPPLLREREFFPETGRKGHSRGHRFRCAGSPRLRSQRGGEVTRGQRGGPTHDLVHLPHYLSANWCRNVAALRGCQSVPGRLPAVPPPAPDSGSASRPAARSRKTSPSPRGGHGRTRHARIAGIRCSLRDAGDPTPPVLASGQGPDPPPAPSVGGSSTGRIGQPFSPVPRSEAVSVSVGSAAARGCPESGMRSSVVRAGELEADEQRASAAATFTRGKPTVGVAPASGYARPAVSESPAGSAWGWGYETLPFPRLGKPPGGRSSNGGHEWGFGTPRGAPMTGPPRLRTGRGVRVSALRGQIPPPTAPAEMKPRSREEAEDSHSAAPVYSHTALEAPRPREPSRHASPAWRGRTGGKCFVEDRAGGTGRTAGRGCEAAGRKRIVSPRAGRALSAPIPVTVGLPQPRASRCLPGGSAVGVLGARWNRGFEAVPPVHQRRNSFILPPEPTRNPRRAGAVPWLMCGGGRDKARCKRERSGESSAERPPPRGSRPKPPRVGEPGPGLRPLVGVSARKEKWDSAAPTVRDEAAAGGTGPGQCPETSAPGAGGTAGIPPARPRDREHELSRGTGSLARSQGQRQELPGRPTGSRRAGAAHPCASRHPHRSGARFWDPGTRNPQGDSSGPARACAAAANPLFRPSDPGPSSRLRGLRSSSPHSCDELFGARGAAGDRSARLPPRFSLCEGYHGSEFCNETEGVKPLSGSRVAVAARARVSECG from the exons ATGCCGCACGAACCGGCCGTCCCGGTAGCGGCGGAGCCCGCGGTGCCGTCCACGGACGGAGGCGGTCGCGCGTTCCGCTCGGCGCCGCCGCTGCTGCGGGAGCGCGAGTTCTTCCCGGAGACCGGCAGAAAGGGGCACAGCCGCGGCCACCGGTTTCGCTGTGCAGGCAGCCCCCGGCTCCGTTCCCAGCGGGGAGGAGAGGTGACCCGGGGCCAGCGGGGCGGCCCCACGCATGATTTGGTCCATCTCCCGCATTATCTGTCAGCGAACTGGTGTAGGAACGTGGCTGCGCTGAGAGGCTGCCAGTCGGTACCGGGGAGGCTGCCAGCCGTACCCCCACCGGCTCCCGACTCCGGCTCTGCCTCTCGCCCCGCGGCACGGAGTCGGAAGACATCACCTTCTCCCCGAGGCGGCCACGGAAGAACGAGACACGCGCGAATCGCGGGAATCCGGTGCAGCCTCCGGGACGCAGGGGATCCCACGCCACCGGTCCTCGCAAGTGGGCAGGGACCCGATCCGCCCCCCGCGCCGTCCGTGGGAGGTTCCTCCACCGGGAGAATCGGGCAGCCCTTCTCCCCGGTCCCGCGGAGTGAAGCGGTTTCCGTGTCCGTGGGCAGCGCCGCCGCTCGGGGCTGCCCCGAGAGTGGGATGCGCAGCAGTGTGGTGCGGGCCGGA GAGCTGGAAGCCGATGAGCAGCGAGCCTCGGCGGCCGCCACATTCACGCGTGGGAAACCCACGGTTGGAGTGGCCCCGGCATCCGGCTACGCTCGCCCTGCGGTGAGTGAGAGCCCAGCCGGGTcggcctggggctggggctacGagacccttcccttcccccGGCTGGGGAAGCCGCCCGGGGGGC GGTCCTCCAACGGCGGACACGAGTGGGGCTTCGGGACCCCGCGGGGAGCACCGATGACTGGGCCCCCACGGCTCCGCACGGGACGCGGGGTTCGTGTGTCGGCTCTCCGTGGGCAGATCCCTCCTCCCACCGCCCCGGCCGAAATGAAACCGCGCTCCCGGGAGGAGGCGGAGGATTCCCACTCCGCGGCTCCCGTGTACTCCCACACCGCGCTTGAAGCCCCGCGGCCACGGGAGCCGTCGCGACACGCGAGTCCTGCGTGGCGCGGCCGGACGGGGGGCAA GTGCTTCGTAGAGGACAGAGCTGGCGGCACCGGGCGCACGGCCGGGCGCGGGTGCGAGGCTGCGGGTCGGAAACGGATCGTGTCCCCACGGGCAGGACGGGCACTGTCGGCGCCCATTCCCGTGACCGTGGGGCTGCCGCAGCCCAGAGCAAGTAGGTGTCTCCCCGGCGGCTCGGCTGTCGGTGTCCTCGGTGCACGCTGGAACCGCGGCTTCGAGGCTGTGCCGCCCG TGCATCAGCGGAGAAATAGCTTCATCCTCCCGCCGGAACCCACGCGGAACCCGCGCAGGGCCGGAGCTGTGCCCTGGTTGATGTGCGGGGGGGGCAGGGACAAGGCGAGATGCAAACGAGAACGAAGCGGGGAAAGCAGCGCGGAACGACCGCCGCCGCGGGGGAGCCGCCCGAAGCCCCCGCGCGTGGGTGAGCCGGGACCGGGGCTGCGGCCGCTCGTGGGGGTCTCGGCCCGGAAGGAAAAGTGGGACAGTGCTGCTCCAACCGTGCGGGACGAGGCAGCGGCGGGCGGGACCGGACCCGGGCAGTGTCCAGAGACCTCCGCGCCCGGAGCCGGCGGCACTGCGGGGATCCCGCCCGCACGACCAAGGGACCGGGAGCACGAGCTGAGCCGGGGCACGGGCAGCCTTGCACGCTCCCAGGGTCAAcggcaggagctgcctgggcgTCCCACGGGCTCTCGGCGGGCTGGGGCCGCTCATCCCTGCGCCTCCCGTCACCCACACCGGTCCGGGGCCCGGTTCTGGGATCCCGGAACTCGGAACCCACAAGGGGACAGCTCCGGACCGGCGAGAGCGTGTGCTGCCGCGGCAAACCCCCTTTTCCGCCCATCTGACCCCGGCCCATCCTCTCGGCTGCGGGGTCTACGCTCCTCCAGCCCGCACTCGTGCGATGAACTCTTCGGGGCTCGGGGGGCTGCGGGGGACCGGAGCGCCCGGCTCCCCCCTCGGTTCTCGCTGTGCGAGGGCTACCACGGCAGCGAGTTTTGCAACGAAACCGAGGGGGTGAAGCCGCTCTCGGGGTCGCGCGTGGCGGTGGCGGCGAGAGCGCGGGTGTCCGAGTGCGGCTGA
- the CBX8 gene encoding chromobox protein homolog 8 isoform X2 has protein sequence MELSAVGERVFAAEALLKRRIRKGRMEYLVKWKGWSQKYSTWEPEENILDARLLAAFEEREREMELYGPKKRGPKPKTFLLKVRRPEPTREGCVPEQGSLSGPLGGCSPQRWPLVSCNYTAGWDGRTIKSPRDLSSLQAQAKAKAKTYEFRSDSSRGIRVPYPGRSPQELGSTSRAREGLRNIALAPQGSSSSSTPKADGIRDRVIRVEEKPGETPKKRGPKPRKELYKDLVETLDASKRKLGDPGDKVGDYLKARKMEEAAAGAAKFGSGHSVIQLARRQEPDLPGALPGPNRAEAGAESFPPRLAKHRADFLDPKGQGGLDPGGPKLLHGAVSPGAVGSLYRDGVGGPAGRPSLIARIPVSRILGDPEEESWSPSLNNLEKVVVTDVTSNFLTVTIKESSTDQGFFKEKR, from the exons ATGGAGCTCTCGGCCGTCGGGGAGCGCGTCTTCGCGGCCGAGGCCCTGCTCAAGCGCCGCATCCGTAAA GGCCGCATGGAATATCTGGTCAAATGGAAGGGCTGGTCGCAGAA GTACAGCACTTGGGAACCTGAGGAGAACATCCTGGATGCCAGGCTGCTCGCAGCCTTCGAGGAGAG GGAGCGAGAAATGGAGCTTTACGGGCCCAAAAAGCGAGGCCCCAAGCCCAAAACCTTCCTGCTAAAGGTAAGGAGGCCGGAGCCCACGCGCGAGGGCTGCGTGCCAGAGCAGGGGTCCCTGTCCGGCCCCCTCGGAGGATGCTCCCCTCAAAGGTGGCCTCTTGTAAGTTGTAATTACACAGCCGGATGGGATGGCAGGACAATAAAGTCACCGCGTGATTTATCTTCTTTGCAGGCCCAGGCAAAAGCCAAAGCCAAAACCTATGAATTCCGCAGTGACTCTTCCAGGGGGATCCGGGTGCCGTATCCTGGCAGGTccccccaggagctgggctccACGTCCCGGGCTAGGGAAGGACTGAGAAACATAGCCCTGGCcccccagggcagctccagcagcagcacccccaaGGCAGACGGCATCCGGGACCGGGTGATCCGCGTGGAAGAGAAACCCGGAGAGACCCCCAAAAAGAGAGGCCCAAAGCCCAGGAAGGAGCTTTACAAGGACCTTGTGGAGACTCTGGATGCCTCCAAGAGGAAACTGGGGGACCCGGGGGATAAGGTGGGGGACTACCTGAAGGCCAGGAAGatggaggaggcggcggcgggggcggccaAGTTCGGCTCGGGACACAGCGTGATCCAGCTGGCCCGGCGGCAGGAGCCCGACCTGCCCGGCGCCCTGCCCGGCCCCAACCGCGCCGAGGCGGGGGCCGAGAGCTTCCCCCCGCGCCTGGCCAAGCACCGTGCGGACTTTCTGGACCCCAAGGGGCAGGGGGGGCTGGACCCCGGCGGGCCCAAGCTCCTGCACGGCGCCGTGAGCCCGGGAGCCGTGGGCAGCCTGTACCGCGACGGCGTGGggggcccggcggggcggcCCTCCCTCATCGCCAGGATCCCCGTCTCCAGGATCCTGGGGGACCCCGAGGAGGAGTCCTGGAGCCCCTCTCTCAACAACCTGGAGAAGGTGGTGGTAACTGATGTGACCTCTAACTTTTTGACCGTCACCATCAAGGAGAGCAGCACGGACCAAGGATTCTTTAAGGAGAAGCGATGA
- the CBX8 gene encoding chromobox protein homolog 8 isoform X1, translating to MELSAVGERVFAAEALLKRRIRKGRMEYLVKWKGWSQKYSTWEPEENILDARLLAAFEESFGSFNTSREREMELYGPKKRGPKPKTFLLKVRRPEPTREGCVPEQGSLSGPLGGCSPQRWPLVSCNYTAGWDGRTIKSPRDLSSLQAQAKAKAKTYEFRSDSSRGIRVPYPGRSPQELGSTSRAREGLRNIALAPQGSSSSSTPKADGIRDRVIRVEEKPGETPKKRGPKPRKELYKDLVETLDASKRKLGDPGDKVGDYLKARKMEEAAAGAAKFGSGHSVIQLARRQEPDLPGALPGPNRAEAGAESFPPRLAKHRADFLDPKGQGGLDPGGPKLLHGAVSPGAVGSLYRDGVGGPAGRPSLIARIPVSRILGDPEEESWSPSLNNLEKVVVTDVTSNFLTVTIKESSTDQGFFKEKR from the exons ATGGAGCTCTCGGCCGTCGGGGAGCGCGTCTTCGCGGCCGAGGCCCTGCTCAAGCGCCGCATCCGTAAA GGCCGCATGGAATATCTGGTCAAATGGAAGGGCTGGTCGCAGAA GTACAGCACTTGGGAACCTGAGGAGAACATCCTGGATGCCAGGCTGCTCGCAGCCTTCGAGGAGAG CTTTGGTTCTTTTAACACCTCTAGGGAGCGAGAAATGGAGCTTTACGGGCCCAAAAAGCGAGGCCCCAAGCCCAAAACCTTCCTGCTAAAGGTAAGGAGGCCGGAGCCCACGCGCGAGGGCTGCGTGCCAGAGCAGGGGTCCCTGTCCGGCCCCCTCGGAGGATGCTCCCCTCAAAGGTGGCCTCTTGTAAGTTGTAATTACACAGCCGGATGGGATGGCAGGACAATAAAGTCACCGCGTGATTTATCTTCTTTGCAGGCCCAGGCAAAAGCCAAAGCCAAAACCTATGAATTCCGCAGTGACTCTTCCAGGGGGATCCGGGTGCCGTATCCTGGCAGGTccccccaggagctgggctccACGTCCCGGGCTAGGGAAGGACTGAGAAACATAGCCCTGGCcccccagggcagctccagcagcagcacccccaaGGCAGACGGCATCCGGGACCGGGTGATCCGCGTGGAAGAGAAACCCGGAGAGACCCCCAAAAAGAGAGGCCCAAAGCCCAGGAAGGAGCTTTACAAGGACCTTGTGGAGACTCTGGATGCCTCCAAGAGGAAACTGGGGGACCCGGGGGATAAGGTGGGGGACTACCTGAAGGCCAGGAAGatggaggaggcggcggcgggggcggccaAGTTCGGCTCGGGACACAGCGTGATCCAGCTGGCCCGGCGGCAGGAGCCCGACCTGCCCGGCGCCCTGCCCGGCCCCAACCGCGCCGAGGCGGGGGCCGAGAGCTTCCCCCCGCGCCTGGCCAAGCACCGTGCGGACTTTCTGGACCCCAAGGGGCAGGGGGGGCTGGACCCCGGCGGGCCCAAGCTCCTGCACGGCGCCGTGAGCCCGGGAGCCGTGGGCAGCCTGTACCGCGACGGCGTGGggggcccggcggggcggcCCTCCCTCATCGCCAGGATCCCCGTCTCCAGGATCCTGGGGGACCCCGAGGAGGAGTCCTGGAGCCCCTCTCTCAACAACCTGGAGAAGGTGGTGGTAACTGATGTGACCTCTAACTTTTTGACCGTCACCATCAAGGAGAGCAGCACGGACCAAGGATTCTTTAAGGAGAAGCGATGA
- the CBX8 gene encoding chromobox protein homolog 8 isoform X3 translates to MELSAVGERVFAAEALLKRRIRKGRMEYLVKWKGWSQKYSTWEPEENILDARLLAAFEESFGSFNTSREREMELYGPKKRGPKPKTFLLKAQAKAKAKTYEFRSDSSRGIRVPYPGRSPQELGSTSRAREGLRNIALAPQGSSSSSTPKADGIRDRVIRVEEKPGETPKKRGPKPRKELYKDLVETLDASKRKLGDPGDKVGDYLKARKMEEAAAGAAKFGSGHSVIQLARRQEPDLPGALPGPNRAEAGAESFPPRLAKHRADFLDPKGQGGLDPGGPKLLHGAVSPGAVGSLYRDGVGGPAGRPSLIARIPVSRILGDPEEESWSPSLNNLEKVVVTDVTSNFLTVTIKESSTDQGFFKEKR, encoded by the exons ATGGAGCTCTCGGCCGTCGGGGAGCGCGTCTTCGCGGCCGAGGCCCTGCTCAAGCGCCGCATCCGTAAA GGCCGCATGGAATATCTGGTCAAATGGAAGGGCTGGTCGCAGAA GTACAGCACTTGGGAACCTGAGGAGAACATCCTGGATGCCAGGCTGCTCGCAGCCTTCGAGGAGAG CTTTGGTTCTTTTAACACCTCTAGGGAGCGAGAAATGGAGCTTTACGGGCCCAAAAAGCGAGGCCCCAAGCCCAAAACCTTCCTGCTAAAG GCCCAGGCAAAAGCCAAAGCCAAAACCTATGAATTCCGCAGTGACTCTTCCAGGGGGATCCGGGTGCCGTATCCTGGCAGGTccccccaggagctgggctccACGTCCCGGGCTAGGGAAGGACTGAGAAACATAGCCCTGGCcccccagggcagctccagcagcagcacccccaaGGCAGACGGCATCCGGGACCGGGTGATCCGCGTGGAAGAGAAACCCGGAGAGACCCCCAAAAAGAGAGGCCCAAAGCCCAGGAAGGAGCTTTACAAGGACCTTGTGGAGACTCTGGATGCCTCCAAGAGGAAACTGGGGGACCCGGGGGATAAGGTGGGGGACTACCTGAAGGCCAGGAAGatggaggaggcggcggcgggggcggccaAGTTCGGCTCGGGACACAGCGTGATCCAGCTGGCCCGGCGGCAGGAGCCCGACCTGCCCGGCGCCCTGCCCGGCCCCAACCGCGCCGAGGCGGGGGCCGAGAGCTTCCCCCCGCGCCTGGCCAAGCACCGTGCGGACTTTCTGGACCCCAAGGGGCAGGGGGGGCTGGACCCCGGCGGGCCCAAGCTCCTGCACGGCGCCGTGAGCCCGGGAGCCGTGGGCAGCCTGTACCGCGACGGCGTGGggggcccggcggggcggcCCTCCCTCATCGCCAGGATCCCCGTCTCCAGGATCCTGGGGGACCCCGAGGAGGAGTCCTGGAGCCCCTCTCTCAACAACCTGGAGAAGGTGGTGGTAACTGATGTGACCTCTAACTTTTTGACCGTCACCATCAAGGAGAGCAGCACGGACCAAGGATTCTTTAAGGAGAAGCGATGA
- the CBX8 gene encoding chromobox protein homolog 8 isoform X4, translating to MELSAVGERVFAAEALLKRRIRKGRMEYLVKWKGWSQKYSTWEPEENILDARLLAAFEEREREMELYGPKKRGPKPKTFLLKAQAKAKAKTYEFRSDSSRGIRVPYPGRSPQELGSTSRAREGLRNIALAPQGSSSSSTPKADGIRDRVIRVEEKPGETPKKRGPKPRKELYKDLVETLDASKRKLGDPGDKVGDYLKARKMEEAAAGAAKFGSGHSVIQLARRQEPDLPGALPGPNRAEAGAESFPPRLAKHRADFLDPKGQGGLDPGGPKLLHGAVSPGAVGSLYRDGVGGPAGRPSLIARIPVSRILGDPEEESWSPSLNNLEKVVVTDVTSNFLTVTIKESSTDQGFFKEKR from the exons ATGGAGCTCTCGGCCGTCGGGGAGCGCGTCTTCGCGGCCGAGGCCCTGCTCAAGCGCCGCATCCGTAAA GGCCGCATGGAATATCTGGTCAAATGGAAGGGCTGGTCGCAGAA GTACAGCACTTGGGAACCTGAGGAGAACATCCTGGATGCCAGGCTGCTCGCAGCCTTCGAGGAGAG GGAGCGAGAAATGGAGCTTTACGGGCCCAAAAAGCGAGGCCCCAAGCCCAAAACCTTCCTGCTAAAG GCCCAGGCAAAAGCCAAAGCCAAAACCTATGAATTCCGCAGTGACTCTTCCAGGGGGATCCGGGTGCCGTATCCTGGCAGGTccccccaggagctgggctccACGTCCCGGGCTAGGGAAGGACTGAGAAACATAGCCCTGGCcccccagggcagctccagcagcagcacccccaaGGCAGACGGCATCCGGGACCGGGTGATCCGCGTGGAAGAGAAACCCGGAGAGACCCCCAAAAAGAGAGGCCCAAAGCCCAGGAAGGAGCTTTACAAGGACCTTGTGGAGACTCTGGATGCCTCCAAGAGGAAACTGGGGGACCCGGGGGATAAGGTGGGGGACTACCTGAAGGCCAGGAAGatggaggaggcggcggcgggggcggccaAGTTCGGCTCGGGACACAGCGTGATCCAGCTGGCCCGGCGGCAGGAGCCCGACCTGCCCGGCGCCCTGCCCGGCCCCAACCGCGCCGAGGCGGGGGCCGAGAGCTTCCCCCCGCGCCTGGCCAAGCACCGTGCGGACTTTCTGGACCCCAAGGGGCAGGGGGGGCTGGACCCCGGCGGGCCCAAGCTCCTGCACGGCGCCGTGAGCCCGGGAGCCGTGGGCAGCCTGTACCGCGACGGCGTGGggggcccggcggggcggcCCTCCCTCATCGCCAGGATCCCCGTCTCCAGGATCCTGGGGGACCCCGAGGAGGAGTCCTGGAGCCCCTCTCTCAACAACCTGGAGAAGGTGGTGGTAACTGATGTGACCTCTAACTTTTTGACCGTCACCATCAAGGAGAGCAGCACGGACCAAGGATTCTTTAAGGAGAAGCGATGA